The following nucleotide sequence is from Aspergillus nidulans FGSC A4 chromosome I.
TGCCAGGTCGCGTTTACTTATTGTTACTTCGTTTTCGCAGGTCACGATCCCCAAAGAAACAGCAAAGAGCCTTGTTCAGTCCTACACCAACCGTACCAGATTTGAGGGCCCCAGCCACGCGAACTCAATTGACGACGACATCCACTTCCACGCTGTCGCCCTCGATGGTAACAATAACCTTTCCCACGTTGAGGTGATGAACACCGATGACTGTTTCCGCCACTTCCTCCTGAACACCACGAATCAAGCTCAATTAACCGCGTTCGTTAACCAGACCGCCAACAATATCCGACGCACTTTCCCTGCCGGCCTCATGACTGGTGTCGGACTGGTCGTTGCGAATCCCGCGTACGGCTCGGACCCTGTATATGCGCGGAATTTCACAAATGGCGCTTACCATGGCACGGTGGTGTGGAGCTGGcagttggcgatgatggcgagaggGTTGGAGCAACAACTGGGGAGATGCATTGATTCAAAAGAAGCTGCTGTGCCGCAGTTTTGCAAGGACGATACCGTCTATACGAATGTGCAACTGGCATATAATCTCCTCTGGGATAACCTTGAAGCAAATTCCGCACAGCTTTCGTCGGAGGTTTGGTCGTGGGTATTCAGGGATGGGCGGTTTATCCCGACTCCGCTAGGGGTGTTGCCGGCTCCCCCTGGCGTTGGGGGTCAGACTGGTAAGTTCATCTTTCTGTTGTTGTTGTAATACATCGCTTCCACAGGCGGGTCTAATGATACAATTTTCTAGAGTCGAACATTCAGCAATTATGGTCGCTTACCTTCCTTGCGGTGAAGCGGAATGCAGCATTCGCGTAAATAAATCTGGGTCCTTTATCATCTCGTGGGGATCTCTTGTGGCTTAAATACAGCATTGCTTCTGGTTCCTAATTCTTTGAGGGAAGCTATGTATTTAGAAAGGGATGGTTTTGGACGATCCTCAACCCTACCTACGACTTGAGCTTACCGTAAATAGTATTGGAATGACCCGCTGGTGCTGTCCGGTATATCTGCAAGCACCACTAAGTAGCGTGGAGGTATATCCCGTGATTAATACATTTATCTCGGTAAATAGCCAGCTGGTGCTAAAGATATCCTGCTTCAGACGAAGTACTACGCATATTGTACTCTGTTCCGAATTAACACCCACCGCACATCCAGCTGCACAGCCGGTCACGCAACATACCCACTGGCATAAGGATAAAGCTGCCAACAGCCAGTATTCAGCATCCTGATGCATCGCATTCAAGCACATATACTGTTCATTAGGGTTTATCACAGACACGAAAATTGCCTCCTCAGTAGCCCTTGCAGACCCGCGGCCAGTTTTCCAAAGGGTCGGATAGTGTACAGATACTGTAGTAGCAGAATTCGACCTCGCAGGGCATAAATCAGCGTCTCAAGTCACCGCGTGATATGTTGTCTTTGCGCCAGAATTCGGCCCCAACTTTCTTCGCGTGCGCGCGGCAGGGGTTGAGAAGGGCGGTATTGCTACTCGTGAGGCCATCCAGACGGCTGTATGGCCGTTGACATCCTCTTGCTGATCTTGCTGGAGGCATTCACCGATATCAGTTGAGGAGCTCGACAGGTATGACATGGTCAGATCGTGGCGCAGCTACTAACGGGGCAGTTCCGAGATAGTAAGGGTGGAAAGGGCGAGTCCGTCGAGGAGCGCCTGTGGTTATAAGATGTAGAGGCGGCGCCTTTGCATGGTCTCAAGAATCATTCGACGACGGAATTTTATAATGATGGTTCCTTGCACGCGAGGATTATTTCTTCTACTTGCGGTTTCCTCCACTGCCTCTCCTTGACAGATGCATCTTTCTCGATAAATTTGTCAGTCTATTCACAGAATGGGCAAGGAGTTCTACACACTTTAAAACACCTACCCTATTGACGACAGCTCAGCACTTTGTAGCATGGTAATCAATTGAGTGGCCATATATTTCTACAGGAAATATTTCTAATCAATATATCAAGCTGTCAAGCTGGGTTATTGTAAGACGTGATCTAACgtcggggttctctagctacagcgaagcgatgactatcaaagataattatccaatggagggagctcgattggtactgaagaatattgaaaggattgcttggagatctctatatacatggcatcaggaggccctttatataacctccagtgtggttagttcggcatctccaagcaataccattacagtgacgcattggtgattgcgtacaCCACCGcatcccactgcaacaatatatgggttgatcccagtacggctcgtcccttgaattcctactggcggaccggtacggctctggcgatccctcatattcctactggcggataggCATCGGtaaggcgcccgtccgcgttacgtgggaattgagggattggggtcacgtgtcacagggccaggtcgtcgccagctggctcgcCCGTGACAGTTATATATGAGTGAATCCCAGAGCAGCATACATTTCTTAGTCCAAACCCATTACATGCAGCAAGATGCTTAATACTGAAAGGAACAGCATTGCCTATATGAAGGGCTCGGGCATGTACAGGGAATCTGGGGTAACCCCTAATATCACAAACTACATCAGTTTGGCCTCTTTTAATAGAATCGATAAGATGGCGCCGCTCTGCATGCTTCTCCATGGTTGCTGAGAAATTGGGAGCACTGATGATATTTGGGATTCTAGAGGCTTTACATTAAAGAAAGCTGTACATTGAGGAGGGCAACTTGGACTGGTTATCCTTGGTTCGTAGCGCCCGTCAACctcggtgctggtgctgtaACGGTAAACCTACTATTTCGATGAATCATGCAATTTTATGCAGAGAATATAGTGTATTCTCGAGAATTTATGAAACATGGATTCTTGGCAGGTTACCCACGGGTTTTGGTACGGGTGCTGACCATCAATCCAACCAATGTCCTCACGTTGCCCAGTCACGGATTTTGTCATGGTCTATGAGGGACATGCATAGTCAGATGTGCCAACCTCAATGGCTCCGAGGGGTTTGGTTAGTGGCATACCTCCGCTCCTTCGTTCAGTGAGCATGTGAGTAGGCGGCTAGAGCCTACCTATCAACAGAAGGGGATGTATAAAACTTCATCATGCTATTTTAGGTCGAGGACTTGCCTCAATGTCAAGCTGTACACTGTCCTGTTTATAACCATAAATTTGAAAGGCAGACGGGCACTTTTTCGATACTATAAGCAGCATAAGTGAATTAACAGATGGATAAAGCCGCGGATGAATGACGTGCAGGTGGGTATATTCGCGTTAAAATGCTTATCAGGGAGGCTTACGAATAGTTGTTATCTGGCGGCAGCGCCAACGAACAAGCCCTAATCCAGCCCGAACCCTGGACCCAACTGGGGAATTCTCGGGATACCCCTGCCAGCCGACCCCATGAGTGGCGTACCCACGAGCTGGAAACGTGCTCTAAAGTAAATATGATTGGTTAGTGGTGCTGGGTAAGACTCGGATCTCGGAATGGCAAGGAACACCCGTGAGAGGGGGCGAGGGTTCTAACAATGCTCTCGGTGGCAACAAAGCTTTGTGGAGCCATGGATGTATTCAGTTCCCTGGCCGAGACCCTTTTCACGGCAACTAAGAGCTTGGTCTTTACGCGACGTGAGTTATAGTCCTACAAAATTATTATTTAGCAAGGTAGATAAGCTTCGCCTTTTACGCGCGACTACGtgacgaagagaagaaaaagcatATAGTTTACCAGCGTATAGTCGTAATTCCCGACCTGTTCTTGGTAGAATAATGTCGAAGTGTAGAatctttttttattcttcCGGTTCGCCCCAGCTTTGCTCCTGCCAGAGGACCAATACCATGAACGGCATACTAGCTACAGCTAACCGGCATCTCTAGCGGCATGTCGGGGCTGCAGCAGATGACGCCGAGATCAAACGGTCAGATCCACCCCTTGCGGACAATGGAGATGTGGCACCTCGAATTGACCAATTTCCGGTTCTAATGAGCTGGTTtttcacttttttttttcttttcactCTTTTTTTTCCAATCACTGGGCGGAAAAGAAAGCTCATATTCGTAATCGGTACCTTGATTAGAAGGGTTAAATTCCAGGATGTCGTCAAGCATTCCATTCCACAACAGCTCAATTTCGGCAGCTCTGTCACCATTTTACACCATTCGCTTTGCTTCTTGCTCCTATCTCTCACCACAATATGCTGCTTTCCATCATCTCATTCACAACGTTGGCTCTCCCAAGAGCTGCCGCAGCGAGCCCAGAAACCGCCGCCTCTCGAGCCATCACCGCGACCGAAGCGCTCCAGACTTGGTATAACCGGACGACGGGGATCTGGGACACCTGTGGCTGGTGGAATGGAGCGAATTGTATGACAACACTAGCGGATTTGGCTACTCTAAAGTTGAACGACTCGGTCGACGGACTCGCGAAAGACGTGTTTCAGAACACATTTTCTGTCGCGCCAAATTCGAACCCTTACCCCGAAAGAGGGATTGATGCCGACTACACGACAGCGAATGGAACGTCTTATTCTCAAACGCTTGATAAAAAGGTGCCAACTGGTGCCGCGAACGCGTCGCTGTGGCTCGACGGGTCgtacgatgatgatgcgTGGTGGGGACTGGCGTGGGTTGCTGCGTATGATGCTACCGGTCAGACAGACTACCTGGATCTGGCCGAGGGGATCTTCTATCACTTGGTGAGTGCTTAAGCCCTTTTCACCCACCCGGGGGGGGGAGTAGGTATCTCGAACAGCAGAGCGGTCTATCGCTAATCGGTGACATTCTAGAGTAATGCTTGGCCCTCAAAGTGCGGCAATGGGGGAATCGACTCAGATTACACCCACGTCTATGTCGGCGCGGTAGCAAATGAGCTATATCTTGCACTTGCTGCTCAGCTCGCCAATCGCGCCTCCGACAGCGAGTACTACCTTGGCTGGGCCAAACGCCAATGGTCCTGGTTCCGGGATAGCGGATTGATTAATGAGAATTACACGATAAATGACGGGTTGACCAACGACTGCGCAAACAACGGCGCCACAGCGTGGACTTACAATCAGGGCATTATCCTGGGGGGTTTGGTTGAGTTGAACCGCGCCGTGGATAACGAGACTTCCTCAAATTCAACGTATCTACAAGAAGCTCATAAGATTGCGATGAGCGCAATCGCCGCATTGACAGACGATTACCATGTCCTTCATGAACCCTGTGAGCCAGATAACTGTGGGGGAGACCAAACGCAGTTCAAGGGCATCTTTATGCGAAACTTGAGGCTCCTGCACGAGGTGACACCAAATGATACCTATGCCCAGGTGGTCAATGCTTCAGCTCAGAGTCTGTGGGCAAATGATCGAACGGATGAAAACCAGTTTGGAATTGACTGGTCTGGTCCTGTGGACAGTGGCAAAGTAGATGCTTCGACACAGAGCTCGGCTCTTGATGCGTTGGTTGCTGCCATTTGGGAATAGAAATGTTGTTGGACATCAGCCCTGGTATGACATAATTATATATCTATAGAACAGTTGCGTGGCGCATTACGAAGACATGGATGACATGTATGTACAATATAACGTGATAGATGATATAGGACGAGTAGTACATAGCAGTACCGCTCCAAGTTAGAGGGATGAAGTAGCCACAGCCTACCATTTCAGGGCGAGGTTGATTCTATAATGAACATAGCACACCACTTGTCCGGCCAAGGGAAGGACAACTAGTTTACCATACGCATCACGTGATATGGCATTCCACTGTAAGAATCAAGTACTAGCTGCGATTCATAAGAATGCTGCGTAAGCATTGACAAGCAGCTCGATTCTGCTATGTGTCGATTGCATTTCGCATTGTAATCAGTACTCATAATGTGtgacgaaaagaaaaaagaggtAGGTCCCAGTTACTGGATACCTCATGGAGAAAGAGTGGTGGAACCCAAAGTCGTGTTGGAAGGCCAGCAGCAAGGGCCAATGGCCGAACATCTGGAATCGGGCAATAATACTGGCGtaagagatgaagaaggtGGCCATTGTGAGGAGGTAGAAGTCTTACCCATTGCCAGAGTACCCAGTAATTAAAGCAAGCAAGGAGGCGTCAGATCCCCCTTTCATTGAACGCGCAATCATGTTTGATGACAAGCACAGGCTTTAAGCTTTGCACTTGACCTGCGCAATAGCATCATATTAAGTAAATGCTGGTGGCAGCTAGCAGCAGATCCTCAATCCTTGCATCCCTTTTGTCGTATCTCTTCCCTCAAGTGTGTCACGGGGCCAGCCCGAGCCTCATCCTGAGACTTGATTCTGCCGCCGCTGACCGCCCGGTTAgctgagatttctggagctccgactctgatccaAATCGGAGCCTCGAGctacgtcttgtcttgtctatgcACCTGTCTGATAGCCTGACTCTGTAGCCTGCCTGTTGTATCTACTCCGTTATCCTGTTCCGAATATACTCCTgagcctgcaccttgacaAAGTGCTTATTACTGAATGCTCGTATAATCAATTGAAGGTTTGAGGTATTCAAATATAGTATTGTGTAGTGAAATCCACagttggtcagaggaagttggcatagaatagagagaactaagtgatcattgtctgagggagcgagctcatggacttagttacagaacagaaagatgggagatacacgtgtcatcttatatagccccttaatattggagtatcaactac
It contains:
- a CDS encoding protein dfgF (transcript_id=CADANIAT00006495); this encodes MLLSIISFTTLALPRAAAASPETAASRAITATEALQTWYNRTTGIWDTCGWWNGANCMTTLADLATLKLNDSVDGLAKDVFQNTFSVAPNSNPYPERGIDADYTTANGTSYSQTLDKKVPTGAANASLWLDGSYDDDAWWGLAWVAAYDATGQTDYLDLAEGIFYHLCGNGGIDSDYTHVYVGAVANELYLALAAQLANRASDSEYYLGWAKRQWSWFRDSGLINENYTINDGLTNDCANNGATAWTYNQGIILGGLVELNRAVDNETSSNSTYLQEAHKIAMSAIAALTDDYHVLHEPCEPDNCGGDQTQFKGIFMRNLRLLHEVTPNDTYAQVVNASAQSLWANDRTDENQFGIDWSGPVDSGKVDASTQSSALDALVAAIWE